GGATGGCGACGATCCAGCAAGACCGCCATGGCTTTGGCATCAACTTGCTCAGGTTTCAGGGCCATGAGGTCGTCCAGCTTGCGATTGGCAAGCTGGATCGGGACGCCACCAAGCAGCAACTCAGCCGCGGCCTGATTGGCCCAGTGAACCTGACGTTCTGCGTCGACGATCAACATGGCTTCTGTTGCAGCATCGAACGCCACTTGAAGCATTCCAAGGGACTGACGAAGCTGCTGGATTAATGCGTTGTCGCTTGAATTTGCGGACTGACTCACATCGGCGGCCTGATCAAGTTGTGAAAGTGAGTGGACGCAATGTGGCCGCGAATGACCAACTCCCATCCTCTTTTTTTTCAGCCACGATGAAATGTTCGCTGTCGATGGCTCGACCATCACTGCAATACGTCGCCAGTTTTAAAGGGTGATTTAAGACCTTAGAAACTTCCGTCAGCTGGAACCGAGCAAATCCTGCGTGATGAGAATCTCGAAAACTCGGAGGAAGGATAAGTCCCAAAGACTCACCAATCAGCTCGTCATCCCTCCAGCCATAGACCTCGTGGAAGCGATGATTGATTTCTTGAACAATTCCGGCGGAGTCGGCCCGAACAAAAGGCAAATTCTCTTGCTCTCGTAAAACTTGAATCCGCTCTTCCGTCCAAACCTCTTGGCTCGACATCACCCACTTGCAATGCCACTAAATCTAGGGGAAATGTCGACCCAGACCCCTTCTCGGGTCTAGTGTCAACTCTCATTCCTGGGTTCGGATGTCGTTGGAAACAAAACCTCGACTCCGCGTCCTCGTTGTTGATGACGAGCAGAAGCTGACGGACTTGCTTCGCCTTGAGCTCGACGTTGAGGGCTATGACGTCCAAGTTGCTGGCGACGGGGCCAGTGGTCTAATCCAAAGCCAGACCAATCCAACTCCAGACCTGATCATCCTCGACTGGAATCTTCCGGACTTCAGTGGAATCGATATTTGTCAACGCATCCGTGCCCACGGTGTGACCACACCCATCTTGATGCTCACCGGACATGACGAGGTTACTGATCGCGTAAAGGCGCTCGATGCAGGGGTTGATGATTACCTGATCAAGCCATTTTCTATTGATGAATTGATGGCACGTTTACGCGCCATGCATCGAAGAATGGCAACCTTCGCAAGCCCATCTAATGATGGATCGGTACAAACAGAACTTCTTCAAGTAGCCGATTTGAGTATGAACACACGCACCCGCGACGTGCGACGTGGGGATAAATCTATCCATCTATCTGTCAAAGAGTACGACCTTTTGAACTTTATAATGCGTCGTTCGGGTCGGGTTCTCGAGCGCCAAGAAATCATGCGCGGCGTTTGGGGGGAAAACTTTTTTGGAGACGACAATCTGCTTGATGTGTATATCCGCTACCTAAGACAAAAAATTGAAATCGACAGCAATCTCACCTTAATTCACACGATCCGCGGTGTTGGATTTATTTTGCGAGCTCAAGAAGCCAACTAACGCCTAATCATGGCGCTTGAGGCTCTCCAGAAGTTGAGACATTAAAAGTGACACTGGATCCTCGCCAGGTGACATCAATCCCGCCAAATCAAAGTCTCCGGGATCCACGGCATACCAAGACTTTGCTGTCGGCAGGCGAAGTTCAAAGTGCAAATGCGGACCTGTGCTCAAACCGGTGCTCCCGACTCGTCCAATCACGTCGCCCTGTTGCACCGTTTGACCAGCCTTCACATAGAGCTCTGAGAGGTGGCCGTACAAGGTTCGACGCCTCGGCTCGCGATGATCCAACTCAATGGCAATGCCATAGCCACCGGCCAAACCACTGCTTAAGACGGTGCCGGAGAGTGCCGCCACCACTGGGGCACCCTCGGGGGCTGCAAAATCGCGACCGGCGTGCATTAACCAGCTCCCCAGTAAGGGATGAAGCCGCCAACCAAACCCACTGCTTGTGAACGCCTGTCCAATAATTGGAAATAGCAAGGCTCGATTGCCATTCCCTTGCACGGGCAAAGGCCTCGGCGTCACGGCAAAAACAGACTCCAAACGGAAGCCTCCCCTTCCTCCGGCCAGCAATGCCGATACCGGAACCCGAACGGGTTGAGAGCGGGAGCGCTGGAACGTCACCCGCGGGGGCCCCGATCGTGTGACTACGCCCGACGCACACTCCTCTCGGGACAGCGCTCCATCACGACAAGCCTTCGATCGATAGTTGGATCGAATCGGAACACCCACACGACCGGTTTCCAAGCCCAGCCTCTCCTGCGGTGTGATCACCCGTTGCCGCTCCAATCCCTCGAGAGACTGATCAAAACCCAAGGGTGGTTGCGGAAGCGGGGCAGGAACATTGAGCAACCAAATCAGCGAAAACCAGTGCAGCACTTGAACTGGCATGGGCAACAGCCCCTGAAGTGTATGGAGCAGTGGCTCATGAAGACCAGCGACGCCACTCCTCGGTTCGGGTCCCATGGTGTAGCTGAAGCGCTCCATCGGAGGCCACT
The DNA window shown above is from Synechococcus sp. CC9902 and carries:
- a CDS encoding PAS domain-containing protein codes for the protein MSSQEVWTEERIQVLREQENLPFVRADSAGIVQEINHRFHEVYGWRDDELIGESLGLILPPSFRDSHHAGFARFQLTEVSKVLNHPLKLATYCSDGRAIDSEHFIVAEKKEDGSWSFAATLRPLTFTT
- a CDS encoding response regulator transcription factor → MSLETKPRLRVLVVDDEQKLTDLLRLELDVEGYDVQVAGDGASGLIQSQTNPTPDLIILDWNLPDFSGIDICQRIRAHGVTTPILMLTGHDEVTDRVKALDAGVDDYLIKPFSIDELMARLRAMHRRMATFASPSNDGSVQTELLQVADLSMNTRTRDVRRGDKSIHLSVKEYDLLNFIMRRSGRVLERQEIMRGVWGENFFGDDNLLDVYIRYLRQKIEIDSNLTLIHTIRGVGFILRAQEAN
- a CDS encoding M23 family metallopeptidase gives rise to the protein MPVQVLHWFSLIWLLNVPAPLPQPPLGFDQSLEGLERQRVITPQERLGLETGRVGVPIRSNYRSKACRDGALSREECASGVVTRSGPPRVTFQRSRSQPVRVPVSALLAGGRGGFRLESVFAVTPRPLPVQGNGNRALLFPIIGQAFTSSGFGWRLHPLLGSWLMHAGRDFAAPEGAPVVAALSGTVLSSGLAGGYGIAIELDHREPRRRTLYGHLSELYVKAGQTVQQGDVIGRVGSTGLSTGPHLHFELRLPTAKSWYAVDPGDFDLAGLMSPGEDPVSLLMSQLLESLKRHD